TAGTTTTATTATGAAAGCTGACTGATGTTTGTTTTCTTACATGTTATATTGGGGTTTATAGAGTCTGTAGGTTGTTGATTTCTATTGTTGGTTTCCATGCATgacatctttgttttttttttctcgtttgTAGATTAACAAATGAACCGAAGATTTCAAAGTATGTAAAGATCGCTGCAACACTACCAGATAAAACTGTGAGGGATGTAGCATTGAGGTGTAGATGGATGTCGGTAAGTTCCTAATGCTCTTGTGTTTTCCTTCCTTCATGTTGTTCATGTGCTTTTGCTTCTATGAGATGAAATTTTACCACTCTGGAGTCTAGACTTCTACCAGTGATATTACTTACTTAGCAGTTTCTAAGCATCCCTTTTTCAAATGGTATGTGGCTGTCATGGGAGTAGTTATCCGAGGGATATTTCTATATATCACTGTTAAAAAACGTATCCTGAATATGATATGATGATTGCAACTTTGGGTGTGTGCTTTGCTATAAAGTTAgtcttttaaaaagttataggTTTTATTGATGAAAAAGGATGagcaaaaaaagagaaaatgacaaGTTTTGCTGACGCTTATACATGTCTTTATATTAACTTTGGAGTCCATTGATTGTGGAGGGAATTGTTGGAAAAGGAAATAAgcctaaagtttttttttttaaatatgatttgATGATGCTTTGATGGCAGGGATCCTTATTACTTTTTGGGGTTTAGGAAACATATGTTGGCATGTTATCTTTGATTAGAAGTTACAACATCTCCTACGACAGgagttctttttaaaaaaagattatcttgtccaaaAACAGATGGTTACATCATATTGCTAAATGTTTGCATAATCAAGTGAAACAAATGAGTGgaatataatgttttattatcACTATCTTACCATCTCCTTCATGTCTCTGTCCTGTGAGTCTTTTAGTCAGATATATGATGCAATCAAACAAGATGTTTCAAAAGCCCTCCTTTTATATTCATTAGTGCTTGTTTGCCTTTGTTTTATCTATCAGTAGATAGATATATATCATTATCTCTAAATTTGTTGGCTAAGACGTGTGTCTATCTATTCTCACAGGGAAAacggagaaaaagaaaagaaaatagtgCTGGGAAGAACATTTTCAATAGAAAGGTATGCTTGTCCATTTAAACCTTTCGTGTGTCTAGTTTACTATCTAATAAACTTATGAAGATAGGTGACGTTTATAGGGTATAATAATAGTTTTTGTGACATTTGATTAAGGGATAAATCTGTTATATTGGTTGGTCTCATGTATAACTTTTAACATCAGTATCTATGCTTTCGAACTTGGTTCTGAAAACCATATTTTTTTCATGGTTAGGTGGTGGATACATCCCCAGAACTGAGCATGTTAGCCAATGTGCCACAACAAAATGCTTTATATGTCATGAACAATATGTGCCACAGTACACACATGCCTCGTGAAGGTTTAGTGCTCTTTTAATTGTATTtgctaacaaaataaataaatcagtaTTGTCAGTGAGGTACTCTTCTTCTCAGGTTTAAGTGATGCAGTAATGGATCTTCTACAGCAAAACGCTCAAGCTTTTAGTCAAATTTCATACAACCTCTCTGTGTgcaaggtaatttttttttttacaatccTTTTTGGCTAGTTGTGTATCATATTCACATATTGTGTATACAGCTGCAGGATAACATCAGTCTCTTTGATCAGACAAGAAATAACATCAGCGCCATTCTGGCTAAGTATGTGGATCTAATAGCAGATATCagttctcttttcctttctATGGTTAAAGCattcaattactaaaattgctACTTTCTGTTGCAGTATGAAGGAGAGGCCAGGTATCATGAGCAGGATGTCGGCTCTACCTGTTACAGTTAACGATGATCTTGCAAGCCATTTATTGTTGAGTACAACACAGGtaaaaatttattgttttaatggGTCAAAGTTCTTTGGTGCTACCTAACAGAACTACTGATAGGATTGGTAAAAGTGAAGCTAACCAAAGTCTATGCGTTACCATTTACCTCAAATAATCAGAGCTTAAGTGTTCTATTGTTGAACAAAGTCTTTCTCCATGCTTTTGTGTTGAGGAACTGTAAGTTGATGCCTTGAGACTTGAGAAGATAGATCTAGGGAAGGAACAGTTTtaagagaaaaatatataacgaAAACACACAGGAACCATTAGTTTATACAATCTCAGCATTTCTTGGGAGCTGGTCTGGTTTGATCTTAAGTGGATTGTTTTTCTTGTCTCATAGCCAATACATACACCATTCACCCAAGCAGCCACCTGAAGCAAGAGCCGAGAATTTGATGGGGAAAAGCTGGATTTTGACGGATGCTAAAGAAAACAGCAAAAGTACCTGGTAAGTGATGGACATGACATGACACGACACAGACACAAGTGTTATGAACTGCAGACACCTCTCTAAGACACACACGGGATTGACAATCGGCACTGGTAGAATACTTGTGCTCTGGGTGGAGTTTGACTGAGAAGAATGAACTACAGGCCGAGGTAAAAACTCTTTGGCGTTCAGTAGAACATATGGGTTTATGGAAATTGCTGTAATCATGTTGATGTTTAAATTAGTACAATGAACAGTTCTTGTGAGTTTTGTCATCAGAGGCCGCTTATGTGTACTAATATTAATTCTGCTTTAGGTGATATTAACatgtatttattatatactcCTTGCCGCTTTCTCAATTGTAATAGCTTCGGTACTAACAAAAAGATTTtctcaaaagaagttttattattacttttagGGACCCTTACTCTTAAGACAGACAACAGTGTAACTTGGAGACTATAATGGCTTGTAGCTCATAACACAGCTTAGTAAGGTGGCAGAGTAGTAAGGTGGCAGAGGAAACTATTACAGCCGATTTATGCAGTTTTCCAAGAAGACAAGGGTGGAGTTTCAGAGTTCTTGTAGGTAAACTATATAAGTAGCTGATCTTTCCCCTTTCACAGAATCTGGACGTCCCATGGCTTCAAGCTCAGCTATCTCTTGGGCGGTGAGCTTCACAGATAACGCTCCAATGTTCTGATTAAGGTTTTTGATCTTGGAGGTTCCTGGAATGGGGCAGACATCATCTCCTTGGTGGTGAACCCATGCGAGAGCTAGCTGTGCTGGAGTGCAGCTTTTCTTTTCCGCCATTGCATTTACTTTCTCATAGAGAATCTTGTGGTCTAAGTTCTC
The nucleotide sequence above comes from Brassica napus cultivar Da-Ae chromosome A9, Da-Ae, whole genome shotgun sequence. Encoded proteins:
- the LOC106419887 gene encoding uncharacterized protein LOC106419887 isoform X1; protein product: MIPMDNHFVPPSTSTTGLVFSANYAASGLQPAVDSLASVAGVKSEAALVMDWSPEEQFVLENSLAKLTNEPKISKYVKIAATLPDKTVRDVALRCRWMSGKRRKRKENSAGKNIFNRKVVDTSPELSMLANVPQQNALYVMNNMCHSTHMPREGLSDAVMDLLQQNAQAFSQISYNLSVCKLQDNISLFDQTRNNISAILANMKERPGIMSRMSALPVTVNDDLASHLLLSTTQPIHTPFTQAAT
- the LOC106419887 gene encoding uncharacterized protein LOC106419887 isoform X2; this translates as MIPMDNHFVPPSTSTTGLVFSANYAASGLQPAVDSLASVAGVKSEAALVMDWSPEEQFVLENSLAKLTNEPKISKYVKIAATLPDKTVRDVALRCRWMSGKRRKRKENSAGKNIFNRKVVDTSPELSMLANVPQQNALYVMNNMCHSTHMPREGLSDAVMDLLQQNAQAFSQISYNLSVCKDNISLFDQTRNNISAILANMKERPGIMSRMSALPVTVNDDLASHLLLSTTQPIHTPFTQAAT